In Jannaschia sp. W003, the genomic stretch GGTGGAAGCGTGGCGCGTCGGGGACCCGCGCCCCCTCGCCCGCGTGGGTCGCGCCGAAGCCCTGCGGGCCGTCGAGCGCGTCCCTCGCGGAGCCGGCCCCGGCGGCGGCGAGCGCGGCGCAGTCCACGCCTGCCGAGGCGGCCAGCCCGGCGTTGAGCGGCTTGCCGTCGGTGCCGAACTGCGACTTCAGGCCCGACGCGCGGGTGGCGCAGAGGCCGAGCGCGTGGGCGGTGCGCTCCCGGTCCAGCCCCAAGCAACGGGCGGCCGCGAGGGTGGCGCCGAAGGCGCCGGCGGTAGCGGTGCCGTGGAAGCCAGCGTCGTAGTGCGCGCGGCCGAGCCAGACGCCCATCCGCACGGCGCCCTCGGCACCCGCGAGGGCGGCGGCCTCGAACGTTTCCCAGTCGCCCGCCAGCGCGAGGGCGGCGGGCAGAACCACGGTGCTGACGTGGCCCACGTGGTCGAAGTGGGTGTCGTCGTAATCGAGCGCGTGCCCGGCGGTGGCGTTGAAGAGGGCCGCGCGGGCGGGCGTGGCCGCGCCGCCGCCGACGAGGGCCGCCGCGCCCGGATCGGCCAGCGCGCGGGCGGCGCGGGCCGAGGGCTCCGCCACGCCGGCGAGGGCGCATGCGGTCCAGTCCAGGATCGACAGGCGCAGCATCGCGCGCCCCTCGGGGTCGCCGCCCGGCGCATCCAGGAGCGCGCGGAGGATCACGCCGCCTCGGGTCCGTAAAGCTGGCGCGCGCGGCGCTCGAAGGCGGCGACCACACGGCGCATGGCCTCGTCGAACACGGTGCCGATGACGCGCCCGAGGATGCGGTTGCGGAACTCGAAGTCGACCCAGAACGAGACGCGGCATCCGCCTTCCACGTCCTCGAAGCGCCATTCGGACTGGAGGTGGCGGAACGGGCCGTCGATGTAGCGCGTCTCGATGCGGCGCTCGTCGGGGTGGAGCGTCACCTCGCTGCCGAAGCTCTCGCGGAACACCT encodes the following:
- a CDS encoding MmgE/PrpD family protein, which gives rise to MILRALLDAPGGDPEGRAMLRLSILDWTACALAGVAEPSARAARALADPGAAALVGGGAATPARAALFNATAGHALDYDDTHFDHVGHVSTVVLPAALALAGDWETFEAAALAGAEGAVRMGVWLGRAHYDAGFHGTATAGAFGATLAAARCLGLDRERTAHALGLCATRASGLKSQFGTDGKPLNAGLAASAGVDCAALAAAGAGSARDALDGPQGFGATHAGEGARVPDAPRFHLVSHKLHACCHGLHAALEAVRAHAGPVDAIEVTTHPRWLRVCDQRSPDTGLGAKFSYRHALALAALGHDTADPATFSDALARDAAAVALREHVTVVTDPALPDTAARVRAGDRVTAHDLAEPMDRDALRARLMGKARLLIGDLADTVQAAIDARDLAAYRAAITA
- a CDS encoding type II toxin-antitoxin system RatA family toxin; translated protein: MPRHSETRVLPYTAAQMYDLVADVERYPEFLPWTGAARIRSRKPRGDGEVLLADLVISFKVFRESFGSEVTLHPDERRIETRYIDGPFRHLQSEWRFEDVEGGCRVSFWVDFEFRNRILGRVIGTVFDEAMRRVVAAFERRARQLYGPEAA